One region of Brassica napus cultivar Da-Ae chromosome A10, Da-Ae, whole genome shotgun sequence genomic DNA includes:
- the LOC106371953 gene encoding WEB family protein At5g16730, chloroplastic-like, with product MASKTKTSVSETTPGKSSPSTPRVAKLSRAVNKSETSSPSSRLSLDRSSPSSKSSPAERRSPKVPTPPEKTQARGLVAKGSEPQTRLTLTQIKEDLKKANEKISSLEKEKAKALDELKEAKKEAEEATLKLDDALKAQKSVEESSEIERFQAVEAGMKKEEELKKELEDVKNKHASDSAALLSVTQELEKVNEALAAANEAKSKALSQADDSSKTAEIHAEKVEILSSELTRLKALLDSTREKKEITSSEVVTKLEEEIVVLKRDLEKARGFEAEVKEQEMTIGKLKADLEAAKTGESSAQSSSEEWKSKAKELEEQLKEANELERSVMKQLEGSNDKLHETESEMTHLKEKIVALETTVSKQKEDLEESEQRLKELSKIQKEVESLKNELETAEEEKNRALDKEQDTSLNVQRLLEQRKKLLADLAISKEEEEKSKKAMESLASALHEVSSEGREMKERLLSQGDHEYETQIEDLKLVIKATSEKYENMLEEARHEIDVLVSAVEQTKKHFEGSKTEWEMKEASLVSYVKKMEEEVASKGKEMNRLDNLLKRTKEEADAAWKKEAQTKESLREVEEEMVYLQESLGEAKAESMKLKENLLDKETEFQSVVHENEDLKAKEDVATKKIEELSKLLEEAMLDKKKAEEEEEVELSETEEEYDLLPKVVEFSSENGHTSVEEKSPKVKTIDEEAPEEHISNGNGVEEKDMNGEPEAKTEMKSQGDDDKDDSVEVMFKMWESCQIEKKEAFPDKNLPLETQEEEEEDSSKIDENDKTSTENNVDEIGTEDQLVMEKKLKKKKTLLGKVGNLLKKKAPVNPK from the exons ATGGCTTCGAAGACCAA AACTAGTGTATCGGAAACTACTCCTGGAAAATCATCTCCTTCAACCCCAAGGGTAGCAAAATTGAGTAGAGCAGTGAATAAATCTGAAACCAGTTCTCCAAGCTCGCGCCTTTCACTTGATCGTTCTTCCCCATCTTCAAAGTCTTCTCCTGCTGAGAGACGATCACCAAAGGTCCCAACTCCACCAGAG AAAACTCAAGCGCGGGGATTAGTAGCGAAAGGATCTGAACCGCAGACCAGGTTGACTTTGACTCAAATCAAGGAGGATCTGAAGAAAGCTAATGAGAAGATATCATCATTGGAGAAGGAGAAAGCTAAAGCACTTGATGAACTCAAAGAAGCTAaaaaagaagctgaagaagcaactctGAAGCTGGACGATGCTTTAAAAGCTCAGAAAAGCGTCGAGGAGAGTTCAGAGATTGAGAGGTTTCAGGCTGTTGAGGCAGGgatgaagaaagaagaagagttgAAGAAAGAACTCGAGGATGTCAAGAACAAACACGCTTCAGATTCCGCCGCTCTTCTCTCGGTTACACAGGAGCTTGAGAAGGTCAATGAAGCATTAGCTGCGGCGAATGAAGCGAAGAGCAAGGCCTTGAGCCAAGCGGATGATTCTAGCAAGACTGCTGAGATTCACGCGGAGAAAGTTGAGATCCTGTCTTCGGAGCTGACGCGGTTGAAAGCTCTTCTTGACTCAACCCGAGAGAAGAAGGAGATTACAAGCAGCGAAGTGGTTACCAAGCTAGAAGAGGAGATTGTGGTTTTGAAGAGAGATCTTGAGAAAGCGAGAGGATTTGAAGCAGAGGTTAAAGAGCAAGAGATGACCATCGGGAAGCTTAAAGCTGATCTCGAAGCTGCAAAGACGGGAGAATCTTCTGCACAGAGCTCATCTGAGGAGTGGAAGAGCAAAGCCAAAGAGCTGGAGGAACAGTTAAAAGAAGCTAACGAGTTGGAGAGATCTGTGATGAAACAACTCGAAGGAAGCAATGATAAGTTGCACGAAACAGAATCCGAAATGACTCATCTCAAGGAGAAGATCGTTGCCTTGGAGACAACAGTTTCTAAACAAAAGGAGGATCTTGAGGAATCTGAGCAACGGTTAAAAGAACTGTCCAAGATCCAAAAAGAAGTAGAGAGCTTAAAGAACGAGCTCGAAACCGCCGAGGAGGAGAAGAACCGTGCGTTAGATAAAGAGCAAGATACTTCTCTAAACGTCCAGAGACTCCTGGAACAGAGAAAGAAGCTCTTAGCAGACCTGGCAATCTCaaaggaggaagaggagaagagcAAGAAAGCAATGGAGAGCCTAGCTTCTGCCTTGCACGAAGTGTCTAGCGAAGGAAGGGAGATGAAGGAGAGGCTGCTGAGCCAAGGCGACCACGAGTACGAGACGCAGATAGAAGACCTGAAGCTGGTGATCAAAGCGACGAGCGAGAAGTACGAGAACATGCTGGAGGAAGCGAGGCACGAGATCGATGTGCTCGTCAGCGCGGTGGAGCAGACCAAGAAGCATTTCGAGGGGTCGAAGACGGAGTGGGAGATGAAGGAAGCGAGTCTGGTGAGTTAcgtgaagaagatggaggaggAAGTtgcttcgaaggggaaagagaTGAATCGGTTGGATAATTTGTTGAAGAGGACTAAGGAGGAAGCTGATGCTGCTTGGAAGAAGGAAGCGCAGACGAAGGAGAGTTTGAGAGAAGTTGAAGAGGAGATGGTTTATCTTCAGGAGTCTCTTGGGGAAGCAAAGGCAGAGAGTATGAAACTGAAAGAGAATCTGTTGGATAAAGAAACTGAGTTTCAAAGCGTTGTCCACGAGAACGAGGATCTGAAGGCAAAGGAAGATGTTGCTACAAAGAAGATAGAGGAGTTATCGAAGTTACTAGAGGAAGCAATGTTGGACAAGAAGAAAgcagaagaagaggaggaggtggagcTCAGTGAAACTGAAGAGGAGTATGATTTGTTACCGAAAGTGGTTGAGTTTTCATCTGAGAACGGTCATACAAGTGTAGAGGAGAAGTCTCCTAAAGTCAAAACCATTGACGAGGAAGCTCCAGAGGAACATATCAGCAATGGGAATGGTGTGGAGGAGAAAGACATGAATGGTGAACCTGAAGCGAAAACCGAGATGAAGTCTCAAGGCGATGATGACAAAGATGATTCGGTGGAAGTTATGTTCAAAATGTGGGAAAGTTGCCAAATCGAGAAGAAAGAAGCTTTCCCCGACAAGAATCTTCCACTAGAGActcaagaagaggaggaagaagactcAAGCAAAATCGATGAAAACGATAAAACCTCAACAGAGAACAACGTGGATGAAATAGGAACCGAAGATCAGCTTGTGATGGAGAAGAaactcaagaagaagaagactttgCTTGGTAAAGTTGGGAACCTTCTCAAGAAGAAAGCACCTGTgaacccaaaataa
- the LOC106371989 gene encoding glutathione S-transferase DHAR3, chloroplastic-like, translating into MISLRFQPSTAGVLSAPVGRAGLIKGFGLTKPRRTVRLGTVAMAAAPLEICVKASITTPNKLGDCPFCQRVLLTMEEKHVPYDMKMVDLSNKPEWFLKINAEGKVPVVKFDEKWVPDSDVITHALEDKYPEPPLATPPEKASVGSKIFSTFIGFLKSKDPKDGTEQVLLDELSTFNDYLKENGPYINGEKISAADLSLAPKLYHMKIALGHFKNWSVPDSLPFLKSYMENVFSRESFKNTEAQTEDVIAGWRPKVMG; encoded by the exons atgataagcCTTAGATTTCAACCAAGCACCGCCGGTGTTCTATCGGCGCCGGTCGGCCGCGCAGGGCTTATCAAGGGATTCGGTTTGACCAAACCGAGAAGAACCGTCCGGTTAGGAACAGTGGCTATGGCGGCTGCTCCTCTCGAAATCTGCGTCAAAGCTTCCATCACCACACCCAACAAGCTCGGAGACT GCCCTTTTTGCCAAAGGGTGTTGCTGACCATGGAGGAGAAGCATGTACCTTATGACATGAAAATGGTGGATTTGAGTAACAAGCCAGAGTG GTTCTTGAAAATTAATGCAGAAGGAAAAGTCCCGGTGGTGAAGTTTGATGAGAAATGGGTTCCGGATTCTGATGTCATAACACATGCTTTGGAAGACAAGTACCCTGAGCCTCCTCTAGCAACCCCACCCGAAAAGGCTTCAGT TGGGTCGAAGATCTTCTCCACGTTTATCGGTTTTCTGAAGAGCAAAGATCCAAAAGATGGAACTGAGCAAGTTTTACTGGATGAGCTTAGTACATTCAACGATTATCTCAAAGAAAAT GGACCTTACATAAACGGAGAGAAGATCTCAGCAGCGGATTTGTCCTTGGCACCAAAGTTATACCACATGAAGATTGCACTTGGACATTTCAAGAACTGGTCTGTTCCAGATTCACTTCCTTTCCTTAAATCCTACATGGAG AATGTGTTCTCGAGGGAATCATTCAAGAATACAGAGGCGCAAACAGAGGATGTGATTGCTGGTTGGAGACCAAAGGTGATGGGCTAA
- the LOC106371987 gene encoding valine--tRNA ligase, chloroplastic/mitochondrial 2-like: MILQTGFSLPTTTTFLSPCSPHRLNTLFFTHRRRRLVSPSCFSKRRFSLCVAAASGSDVFTSPETSKSFDFASEEKIYKWWESQGYFKPSFDKGGGKPFVIPMPPPNVTGSLHMGHAMFVTLEDIMVRYNRMRGRPTLWLPGTDHAGIATQLVVEKMLASEGIKRVELGRDEFTKRVWEWKEKYGGTITNQIKRLGASCDWSRERFTLDEQLSRAVVEAFVKLHEKGLIYQGSYMVNWSPNLQTAVSDLEVEYSEEPGFLYHIKYRVAGSPDFLTIATTRPETLFGDVAIAVHPEDDRYAKYVGQTAIVPMTYGRHVPIISDKYVDKDFGTGVLKISPGHDHNDYLLARKLGLPILNVMNKDGTLNDVAGLFCGLDRFAVREKLWADLEETGLAVKKEPHTSRVPRSQRGGEVIEPLVSKQWFVHMDPLAEKALLAVEKKELTIIPERFEKIYNHWLTNIKDWCISRQLWWGHRIPVWYVVGKDCEEDYIVAKNAEEALEKAHEKYGKDVEIYQDPDVLDTWFSSSLWPFSTLGWPDVSAEDFKNFYPTNMLETGHDILFFWVARMVMMGIEFTGTVPFTHVYLHGLIRDSEGRKMSKSLGNVIDPLDTIKDFGTDALRFSIALGTAGQDLNLSTEKLTANKAFTNKLWNAGKFVLQSLPSLSDTSAWENLLALKLDKEETLLSLPLPECWAVSKLHILIDSVTTSYEKLFFGDVGRETYEFFWSDFADWYIEASKSRLYGSGGNSDSLVSQAVLLYVFENILKLLHPFMPFVTEDLWQALPYRKEALIVSPWPQNSLPRNVESIKRFENLQALTRAIRNVRAEYSVEPVKRISASVVGSAEVVGYISKEKEVLALLSRLDLNNVHFTNTPPGDANLSVHVVASEGLEAYLPLAAMVDISSEVPRISKRLSKMQTEYDALITRLNSPKFLEKAPEEVVRGVKEKAEEAEEKIKLTKARLDFLKSTSLVSQ; this comes from the exons ATGATTCTCCAGACGGGTTTCTCTCTGCCCACTACTACAACGTTTCTGTCTCCCTGCTCTCCTCACCGGTTAAACACTCTGTTCTTCACTCACCGACGCCGTCGATTAGTTTCTCCGTCATGTTTCTCGAAACGTAGATTCTCCCTGTGTG ttgCTGCTGCGTCAGGAAGTGATGTCTTTACTTCTCCTGAGACATCCAAGAGCTTTGATTTTGCATCCGAGGAGAAAATCTACAAATG GTGGGAGTCGCAAGGGTACTTCAAACCAAGTTTTGACAAAGGAGGAGGCAAACCTTTTGTGATACCAATGCCACCTCCTAATGTCACTGGCTCTCTCCACATGGGCCATGCCATGTTTGTCACTCTTGAG gATATAATGGTTCGATACAATAGAATGAGAGGGAGGCCAACACTTTGGCTTCCAGGGACTGATCATGCTGGTATTGCCACTCAG TTGGTCGTCGAAAAGATGCTAGCATCAGAAGGCATTAAGAGAGTGGAGTTAGGTAGAGATGAGTTTACCAAAAGAGTCTGGGAATGGAAGGAGAA gTATGGGGGAACCATCACAAATCAGATTAAGAGACTGGGTGCTTCTTGTGATTGGAGTAGAGAGCGCTTCACTCTTGATGAGCAATTGAGTC GAGCTGTGGTGGAGGCTTTTGTGAAGCTTCATGAAAAAGGGTTGATATACCAAG GATCTTACATGGTCAACTGGTCCCCTAATTTACAGACTGCTGTTTCAGACTTG GAAGTAGAATATTCTGAGGAACCTGGATTTCTATACCATATTAAATACCGTGTTGCTGGAAG TCCTGATTTCTTGACTATAGCAACGACACGTCCAGAGACATTGTTTGGTGATGTGGCCATTGCCGTGCATCCTGAG GATGATCGTTATGCTAAGTATGTTGGTCAGACAGCAATTGTACCTATGACATATGGTCGTCATGTGCCAATTATTTCCGATAAG TATGTTGATAAGGATTTTGGGACTGGTGTTCTGAAGATAAGTCCTGGGCATGATCACAACGATTATCTTCTTGCAAGGAAGCTAGGTCTCCCCATTCTGAATGTGATGAACAAGGATGGAACACTAAATGACGTTGCTGGCttgttttg TGGCCTTGACCGGTTTGCAGTGAGGGAGAAGCTATGGGCAGATCTTGAAGAGACAGGTTTAGCTGTTAAAAAGGAGCCTCATACTTCACGAGTTCCAAGATCTCAGCGTGGTGGAGAA GTTATTGAGCCACTTGTAAGCAAACAATGGTTTGTCCACATGGATCCTTTAGCTGAGAAGGCTCTTCTTGCTGTTGAGAAAAAAGAGCTTACCATCATACCTGAGAGATTTGAGAAG ATATACAATCACTGGCTGACAAATATTAAAGATTGGTGCATAAGCCGGCAGCTGTGGTGGGGGCATCGCATACCAGTTTGGTATGTGGTTGGAAAGGATTGTGAGGAGGACTACATAGTTGCCAAAAATGCTGAAGAAGCCCTTGAGAAAGCCCATGAGAAGTATGGAAAAGACGTTGAGATATATCAGGATCCAGATGTTCTTGACACATGGTTTTCCAG CTCATTGTGGCCATTCAGCACCCTTGGCTGGCCTGACGTATCAGCGGAGGATTTCAAAAACTTCTACCCTACAAACATGTTAGAAACAGG GCATGACATACTATTTTTCTGGGTAGCAAGAATGGTTATGATGGGAATAGAATTTACAGGGACCGTTCCATTTACTCATGTCTACCTACACGGACTTATACGGGACTCTGAA GGGAGAAAAATGTCAAAATCTCTTGGGAATGTGATTGATCCGCTTGACACAATCAAAGATTTTGGCACAGACGCTTTGAGGTTTTCGATTGCACTAGGAACTGCTGGTCAG GATCTGAACTTATCTACTGAGAAGTTAACTGCAAATAAAGCATTCACCAACAAACTATGGAATGCTGGAAAGTTTGTGCTCCAGAGTCTGCCTAGTCTCAGCGATACATCCGCTTGGGAGAATTTGCTGGCCCTCAAG CTTGACAAAGAGGAAACCCTGCTCAGTTTACCCTTACCTGAATGCTGGGCG GTGTCAAAACTCCATATTCTCATTGATTCCGTCACAACAAGCTATGAAAAGTTGTTCTTTGGGGATGTAGGAAGAGAAACATATGAATTCTTTTGGAGTGACTTTGCTGATTG GTATATTGAAGCCAGCAAATCTCGACTGTATGGATCTGGAGGCAACTCAGATTCTCTAGTTTCTCAGGCAGTTTTGTTATATGTCTTTGAGAATATACTTAAGCTGTTGCATCCCTTCATGCCATTTGTAACCGAGGATCTATGGCAG GCACTACCCTACAGGAAAGAAGCGCTCATTGTATCTCCATGGCCACAAAATTCACTTCCAAGGAATGTTGAATCAATAAAAAGATTTGAGAATTTACAAGCTCTG ACAAGAGCAATACGAAATGTACGAGCAGAGTATTCAGTGGAACCGGTAAAGCGTATATCTGCCTCGGTTGTTGGAAGTGCAGAGGTTGTCGGATACATCTCG AAAGAAAAGGAGGtgttagctcttctatcaaggCTTGACTTGAACAACGTCCATTTTACCAACACCCCTCCtg GTGATGCAAATCTCTCAGTCCACGTTGTAGCCAGTGAAGGACTAGAGGCATATCTACCACTTGCTGCCATGGTTGATATATCTTCTGAAGTCCCACGCATTTCCAAACGTCTCTCCAAGATGCAAACTGAATATGACGCCCTCATCACTCGCCTTAATTCACCAAAG tttttgGAGAAAGCTCCAGAAGAAGTAGTGAGAGGTGTAAAGGAGAAAGCAGAAGAAGCAGAAGAGAAGATAAAGCTGACCAAAGCTAGGCTTGATTTTCTCAAGTCCACTTCTTTAGTGTCTCAGTGA
- the LOC106371986 gene encoding myosin-binding protein 3-like, with amino-acid sequence MAPNTFATKLSRNTNRITVILVYAFLEWLLMFFIFLNSLFTCFIVKFASFFGLRQICLLCPKLDRIFDQNSENIFSYRELLCPNHVAELASLSFCKAHGKLLSESVSLCSDCADREERSNVGLGFCSCCEKSLGERHYPSYLLIKSSVWGKTLVDRENRGLILEMIDDDKIGDGFEMGRESEFFREKPEEEEGKRVEQHQQNGEVISDVDSYGVSLREVSEEDGLRSVHSSHFIGNEDEIHEPEQIVLEEKQRDVDDTGDVAIEGDEKTSGCVEEVEETERAVLLDDQHVSNNEAFVSEDLSLGVDPILTSLVNYMCNQNEEEEEDQEENLKEYPETPTSESSLLHKKLLFLSKNDYAAAEDARDVSIPVSDTDGDDPIRTIERLKETVRSEQEALRGLYAELEEERSASAIAANQTMAMITRLQEEKAKVQMEALQYQRMMEEQAEYDQEALQLLNHLMVKREKEKEELQRELDVCKAKVLQYEKNKTKCEVTDDDDDEKEEDNCSETNVDLEKITLDCVKHMGMLDESLSEFEEERLVILDQLKVLEDRLLTMQDNESGGEFSNSYEGESYEHEEGLTMASMAKSLLPLLDAAENDSEDEYKEQQEESVEKSVGSESEKLEIIKQVDSVYERLQVLETDGEFMKSCMSSAKKGDKGTDLLQDILQHLRDLRNIELTDTIENQKTREDE; translated from the exons ATGGCTCCCAACACTTTCGCCACGAAGCTAAGCAGAAACACAAACAGAATCACAGTGATCTTAGTCTACGCCTTCCTCGAATGGCTTCTcatgttcttcatcttcctcaacTCACTCTTCACTTGCTTCATCGTCAAGTTCGCATCTTTCTTCGGCCTCAGGCAAATCTGCCTTCTCTGCCCGAAGCTAGATCGTATCTTCGACCAAAACTCGGAAAACATATTCAGTTACAGAGAGCTGCTATGTCCGAACCACGTGGCAGAGCTCGCAAGTCTCAGTTTTTGCAAAGCGCACGGGAAGTTATTATCCGAGTCAGTGAGCTTGTGCTCGGATTGTGCAGATCGAGAGGAGAGGAGCAAcgttggtttagggttttgctCTTGTTGCGAGAAGAGCTTGGGAGAAAGACACTACCCTAGTTACTTGCTTATCAAGTCATCGGTTTGGGGGAAGACTCTTGTGGACAGAGAGAACAGAGGATTGATCTTGGAGATGATTGATGATGATAAGATTGGAGATGGGTTTGAGATGGGGAGAGAATCAGAGTTCTTCAGAGAgaaaccagaagaagaagaagggaagAGAGTAGAGCAGCATCAGCAGAATGGTGAAGTGATCTCAGATGTGGATAGCTATGGTGTAAGCCTAAGAGAAGTATCTGAGGAGGATGGGTTAAGATCTGTACACAGCAGTCATTTTATTGGGAATGAAGATGAGATCCATGAACCTGAACAAATAGTTTTAGAGGAGAAACAAAGGGATGTTGATGACACAGGCGATGTTGCTATAGAAGGGGATGAGAAAACTTCAG GGTGTGTGGAAGAAGTAGAAGAAACAGAAAGAGCAGTCTTGTTGGATGACCAGCATGTGAGCAATAATGAAGCTTTTGTCAGTGAAGATCTATCTCTTGGAGTTGATCCTATTCTAACAAGTCTTGTGAACTACATGT GTAACcaaaatgaagaagaggaagaagatcaaGAAGAAAATCTAAAGGAGTATCCGGAAACTCCAACTTCAGAGAGTAGTTTACTCCACAAgaaacttctttttctttccaaaaatGATTATGCAGCTGCTGAAGATGCAAGAGATGTGAGCATACCAGTGAGTGATACAGACGGTGATGACCCTATAAGAACCATCGAACGTCTGAAAGAGACAGTGAGATCAGAACAAGAAGCACTGAGAGGCTTATACGCAGAGctggaagaagaaagaagcgcGTCTgcgatagcagctaaccagacGATGGCGATGATCACGAGGCTACAAGAAGAGAAAGCCAAAGTTCAGATGGAAGCCTTGCAGTACCAGAGAATGATGGAGGAACAAGCCGAGTACGATCAAGAAGCCTTGCAGCTTTTAAACCATCTGATGgttaaaagagagaaagagaaggaagagctTCAGAGAGAGCTCGATGTTTGTAAGGCTAAGGTTTTGCAGTATGAGAAGAACAAAACCAAATGCGAGGttactgatgatgatgatgatgaaaaggAGGAGGATAACTGTTCTGAGACGAATGTGGATTTAGAGAAGATAACGTTGGACTGTGTGAAACACATGGGGATGCTTGATGAGTCTTTATCAGAGTTTGAGGAAGAGAGGTTAGTGATTTTGGATCAGCTTAAGGTGTTAGAGGACAGGCTATTGACAATGCAAGACAATGAATCTGGAGGAGAGTTCAGTAATAGTTACGAAGGAGAGAGTTATGAACATGAAGAAGGACTAACGATGGCATCGATGGCAAAGAGTCTGCTTCCTCTTCTAGACGCTGCAGAGAACGACTCTGAAGATGAGTACAAAGAACAACAAGAGGAGTCAGTTGAGAAGAGTGTTGGCTCCGAAAGCGAGAAGCTAGAGATCATTAAACAAGTTGATAGTGTCTATGAGAGGCTACAGGTGCTGGAAACAGATGGAGAGTTCATGAAAAGCTGTATGAGTTCGGCTAAGAAAGGTGACAAAGGAACGGATCTTCTTCAAGATATATTGCAGCATCTCCGTGATCTTAGGAACATTGAACTCACTGACACAATCGAGAACCAGAAGACGCGTGAGGACGAATGA